From Lytechinus variegatus isolate NC3 chromosome 16, Lvar_3.0, whole genome shotgun sequence, the proteins below share one genomic window:
- the LOC121429821 gene encoding uncharacterized protein LOC121429821: MDSKSAGNCAGAVVIFTGIMFFGIARLTVATKCYKCDFWPINGTDEGCLYPNDFSSVWMDGIEIVECEHACFVSNNSLGGPESIHISRGCYEDEYCPDICLVDPLDGWESCTHCCDDDLCNDLLPEENFEDSTWCYDCGSHDIDCVNPSMETTVRTTCDTACEMNVYISEQTSVMRGCALSEDDCNDCDDKEDCTFCCEGSFCNDAPPDVIARKSNLTQDCFSCYYSPDAFEVQDSRACGTEFDPNGVGVELVQCSGVCKKVVSGQSIERSCVHNLEDCHAGCRIFGSCTYCCEGNNCNTGHHSIHINILLPFLTALFVCFMIQRHRQLL, encoded by the exons GAATAGCAAGATTGACCGTCGCTACAAAGTGCTACAAGTGTGATTTCTGGCCAATCAATGGAACGGACGAGGGGTGTTTATACCCGAATGATTTTTCATCAGTATGGATGGACGGTATCGAGATTGTCGAGTGTGAACATGCTTGTTTC GTATCAAACAATTCACTCGGCGGACCTGAGTCGATACACATCTCGCGTGGCTGCTACGAAGACGAATACTGTCCCGATATCTGCCTGGTCGATCCCCTCGATGGGTGGGAGTCGTGTACGCACTGCTGCGACGACGACCTCTGCAACGATCTCCTGCCCGAGGAGAACTTCGAGGACAGCACGTGGTGCTACGACTGCGGTAGCCACGACATCGATTGTGTGAACCCGTCGATGGAGACGACTGTGAGGACGACGTGCGACACGGCCTGCGAG aTGAATGTATACATCTCCGAACAAACGTCTGTAATGCGAGGTTGCGCCCTGAGTGAAGACGATTGCAACGATTGTGATGATAAAGAGGATTGCACGTTCTGCTGCGAGGGTTCGTTCTGTAATGACGCACCTCCTGACGTCATCGCACGGAAATCCAACTTGACGCAAGACTGCTTCTCGTGTTATTACAGCCCTGACGCATTCGAAGTGCAGGACAGCAGAGCGTGTGGCACGGAGTTCGATCCCAATGGTGTGGGCGTCGAACTGGTGCAATGTTCGGGGGTTTGCAAG AAAGTGGTATCTGGCCAGTCGATAGAACGATCCTGTGTTCATAACTTGGAGGACTGTCACGCAGGGTGTCGAATATTCGGCTCATGCACGTACTGCTGCGAAGGAAACAATTGTAATACTGGACATCACAGTATacatatcaacattttattaCCATTTTTGACAGCACTTTTTGTTTGCTTCATGATACAACGCCATCGACAGTTATTATAA